In Dioscorea cayenensis subsp. rotundata cultivar TDr96_F1 chromosome 13, TDr96_F1_v2_PseudoChromosome.rev07_lg8_w22 25.fasta, whole genome shotgun sequence, the sequence ATCAACTAAACAgctaagaaaatgtgaaattctACCTCCATGGAACTTTCGCTTTAAAATATAAACCCCTTTATCATTTGATATACCAGGATGAAGTTACTTGGCATAGGCAGTATGCCAACTGCAGTAGATGAAGCAGAATATAAACCCAATATTAACCACATATTTCATGATATTTAATCAATACTCAAAATTAGTACAGTAAAGAGAACAGGGGCAAGCAAATGAAAAGAAGCACATTATCTCACACCACAGCCAACtccaacaattatatatatatatatatataaaaaatcaaactccAATAAAAGTTTGAGATTTCTATACAGacaaaagtgaaaataaaagatcaaaCATTTTCCATAAATTTGGTGAGAGGTTGAGGGATGCTTTAGTAAATATATATGCATCCTTCCTCTATTCCGTTCTCCTAGTCTATGCGACAGTGCAATCTATATTGATTATCAGCAAACTAAGAAATGGAATCCTTACATGTTTTTCATGGAATAAAGGAACTAGGCAAGAAGAGATGATAACCTGCTATGCTGGTATCAGAAGCTTTGCTCCGACCAATAAGTGCATGCACAATGTAATGCATATGGTCACAATTGTCATAGACCTGGCACAAATATACTTCATCAATTGCAAGACCTCCTCATGAACAACATTGACACCTCTCTTCGCACCATCATACAACTTCCGCATCACAAAATCAAGGAAAGACTTCACCGTCTCGAATGTCACCCTCCCAGTAACATCCAGAACAAATTTCCTATTTCTTGGAACAGCCAGTGTTGATGAAACCTTATCCACCCAACCACCACCAGCCTCACCATTCTCAAACACTGAATTTCTCTTATATGGAACATCATCCTCTGCTTTAAATCCTTCAGGTTTACTGACAGAGGAGCTCGAATTTGAAGTGGTGATGACTTGATGCGAAGTTTTAACTAAGGTTTCCACAGCGCCATTGCAGACCGAGACCAAGAGGTCCTTCAACTTTGGTTCATGCCTGGAATTTGTGAGCCCGGAGAACAGCTCGTCGTAAGTATTTATCTCCATCGTCTTATCAAGATAAACCGTGACGGCAGTGCTCACAAACCTCTGGATGCAATCGGCGATGAGATTTCTAAACTTATCTCCACAAATCAAATGAACCCACTCCGGCACCGCCTCCAGCCTTGAATCTCCGGCTATCTTATTACCTGATTCACTCGAATAGAAACCCAGCACAAGATTCCTCGCAAAGCTCCCGACGACCACCGAAGCGAACCCCTTTCCGGAGTCGGAGAAGAGCTTATCCACCACCCGATCCGAAAAATTCGGCCCGTCTGCCGAACCCGGAGAGGCTTTTCGAGAATCCTCGAACCACCCCGACGGTCACCGCCTCGGAGATGCGGGAAACGGAGGTCGAGACCTCGTCAGAGCAGACTATCTTGGAGAGCTGAACCAACGAAGGGGGAAGGGGAGGTCACCGGAGTCGGAGCGAAGGAAGAGGTTGATCTCAGAGGAGACCAAAGCTAAGGTCTCGGCGGATGATCCAACCGCGTTGACAAGTGCAACGAGGGTGCGAACAAGGGCAATGAACTTGCGCCGGCGGCGAGCCACGGATGGGAGGTGGTAAGCGCGGTATACGGCGTATCCAGCCACGGCGGCGAGGATCCAACGGCGGCGACGGTGAGAGAAATCCATGGCCGCCTCAGCGAGTCGCATGGCCATGAGCGGGCGGCGATCAATCTCTAGGGTTTGGGATCGTGGACTTCGTGGTCGTCGGAAGGGAAGGGCTAGAAGAAGGGATTGGGTGGGGTCCAGGTATTTATAGGAAACGTCTGGGTCCCACCTGGCAACAGATCTGTTACGGAAGTTCCCGGGAAAAGATAGAATGCCTGATATGATGACCTTCGGTTCATTATAAGCGTTACTCGATTCACTATAGACGGAGGGGTGGTATCGATCAAGGTAACCAGTATCTTGGTTCGTTGGATTTGGATCTAAAGGTGTAGATGAGTTGGTATGGGTTAAGATTATTGGGTGTTGGGGAGTGTAGTGTACCGTTCTGGAGCTTTGAAATTCGGAAAATATCCTGatctttttgcttttaattccGTGTGCGTGTAGGAGTAGGAGTAGGAGTATGGGCATGGGTGGTGATAACTTCGGCCCTTTGTACACGATGATTGGACCATTATAATGTTTTTATGTGAATCTTGAATCCTTTAATGGTACCTCAAATGAATCTAACCTGCCAATAATGTctaataaattttcttattgaaaattgaaaaatattacctttattaataattttcaaaaagaaaattatattaaaaaaaaattaaatgaaaaaaattaactgaTTATAtcattaaaagataatatacTTCGTATTTCATTCCCATGCTTAATAGAACATCGGAAGTTCAGTGTCTTGTgattcatattttcaaaaaaataataataataaataaataaaaataatttattaatatggtGATAATCATATTTTCAGGAATCAAGACATAACTTGGTGGTTTTCTACTTTACTTGTGTTTGAATTTAAAATCTCTCCagcataatataaaaataaaataaaaaggcgATTAACGctaatttgtcaaaataataataataaccatacTCTCCATTAATCAGTTAGCATTTAAGAAATTCATcatttttggggttttttttcaAGCGTATCAATcaatgtttgatatatatatatatatatatatatatcaaaagacTATAAGGTAGTGTGACATTAACAgcttgtttggatcagcttataGTTGATCCAAAAACACTTATTtcataagttaagtgcttatgatAGTTTATTGGTGTTTGGATCAGCTCTTTAGGATAAGTTGAAACTGTAAAATAAGTCCAAAAAgcaaactttatttttataaagtttctGACAAAgaccaaaattttttataatcgACTTAAACTTTACTCAAAAGATCTTTTTCCCAAAAGTCTTCTACGAAAAgacaaaaacactttttttataaagttctCATCCAAATGTGTCCCCAAGAGTGATATCTACTTATACATAAGCAATGccattatatttaaaaagatgttgtttatgtgtttttataacTTTGAATCATTTTTAATcctgtttttttatttggcaaaaataatttgttttttagcaaaaaaatgAAGTACTAACTTTTTTTGGTTGgtttttaatactttttattaCATATCATATTAGGCCGAGAAATGGATTCATAAATAGCTCATGCACCTTTATTTATTACCTAGTtgatttggcaaagttgtaattcatattcaaaTTAATTCCATTAGGAggcatttttctcattttattcattataaaaaataaaatccacaatTGGTATTTTGAggttttaataaatatctatttatttttttaactatataaaaatGTGGTCTTTTCTTGGAGCTCGTACGGTGATATTTTATCTAACtaactaaaatattattttgattcaatcaAAATACGAAATGAATAAATTTAGATGTGTGTTGTTCTTGTAATTTTGACATAtaccattatatttttttaatattaaaaatcaaaaacggatttttagtaataattcataaataaaatttcataggCATAATGTATATAagatatatgaaataaaaatatatattataatcatCACCATTTAACCTAATTTAACTctaaactattatatatatatatatatatatgacaatcgGTAATTTGAGACGTCCCAGAAAAAtatattgtgtatatatatatatatatatgaaatatagaAGAATAAAGGTATAATCACTAAAATAGTCActgtatttttttctctcttcccttttatCATCTCACTCGGAAATGCTCCcgattagtccctctactttgaAAAACGTGTCCGACTTGGTTAAAAAAGTCTCCcgattagtccctctacttttaaaaagtGTTCACTCTACTTTTAAAAACGTCGTCCCACCCGGAGGACTAGGGTGAGCAGcgttcaaaagtagagggaccagtTGAGGGCATTTTTAACCAGTGGACagcattttcaaaagtagagggactagtcgggagcgtTTACGAGTAGAGGGACTCAAAAggtagagagagaaaagtagagggaccaactagggtattatactaagaataaataataataataataattttaaattaactgAATGTTTTTTATCCAAGCAAAATGCGAGTCATTGCGACAGTGGGAAGCTCCCGCCGCGAGGCTCAATCACAATCACTGAGCTTTGTTCATCGTTGAGGATGCGAACCCTAGCTCTCAGATCCCctcttccggccatcttccgggGTCCATGGCGGACATTCTCTACGACCACCGCCGTTCGCGCTCTATCCACTGAAGTCCCTACACAACCAGTCCCGCGGCGGCCTTCCTCGCTTCCATTCCCcgtctcttccttcttccaaGGTACTCATCATTGTCTCTATCCAAATTCGATCTATAGAGCTGAAACTTAGCTTTCTCGACGTCGTGTGCCGAGACAGGGAAGCATTGTCCAGGTGCAGGGCGATGAGTTCTGGCACATGACCAAGGTCCTTCGTCTGCGTGTTGGTGATAGGTCTTCCTCAACTATGTTCACTGAttgtgaatgaatttttatCTTTCTGTTTAAAATCTTTGTTGTTTGGTTCACGATTGAAGGAATTTGTGCAGAGTGGAGCTGTTTGATGGAGCAGGAGGTCTTGTTGAAGGTTGCATACACAATGTGCATAGGAGTTGGTTGGATGTTATCTCGGTTGAGGACACAAAAAAATTGTTCCTTTGAAGGGAGTTCAATGGCATGTATATGCAGCTTTTGGTGAGTTTATGGCTTTTTGTGTGGTTCAAAGTATTGCTAGTTTAATTGGCATTACAGGGATTTTAAAGCTGTGAGTGGCTTTGTTTTTTTCACCGATTTAGGTACTTTGAAAGGTGGCCGAGCTGATTGGCTTGTGGAGAAGTGTACTGTATGTTGTGCTCTGTACATCTGGAACATTTATCTTGTTTCGCTGTGTTTTGCTGGTTGGCAATGGCTTACCTTACCCACTTTTGTGATTTAAGGAACTGGGAGCTAGCAGTGTAACGCCTCTGTTGACTGAGCGATCTCCTTCAATTTCAGAAAATAGGGTAGACAGGTTGGAAAGAGTTGTTCTAGCTGCTGTCAAACAATGTAATCTATTAATgctattttctttgaaaattctCTTCTTTATCTTTAATTTGTGTCTTTTGGGCATATTCTAGTTGCGTAGAAACAGTCCAGATGCATtagatttttagaatttagataCAAAATCGGAACAATTTTATGCAGTTTTGCTTACTTGTATGGTTTCCTCTTTGTACAGGTCAAAGATTACATGAGATGGTGTTGAACCCTCCTATGACATTTAAGAGCTTTTTGCCTATTGTAAGTTCTCCCTCACATATAGGCCACTGGCAGTTGATATTGCTCAACAAAGGCATTTTCAAAGTCACATCCttctttgttttgaattaatgtTTATCATAGGTTAGTTGAAGGTTAGATGCCATAATTTGAATTTAAGGCCATCTTAGGCTATCATATAGCTTGTTTTTAACAACTGATCATGACCCTGAGCGAACATTTAGTATTGTAGTCTATAACATGAACTGTGTTTGCAAGGATAAGAAACTTTTGGTATAGCTCTTCTTCCTCACACATTGTGCTGATGATTCCTATGCTTCCTTTGATTATAGGTTGCTCAATCAGAATTCTCATTTTTGGCGGCAGCAGAAGCTGCTCCTGTTATGAAGGTCCTATCTTTGTCTAATGTGGAGGCTGTTGGACTAATGGTTGTTGGACCTGAAGGAGGTAACATCCTCCACTCGTTATTCCAATTTTCTTCGAGCCTGGGCACATTCAAAAATGGATATACTTCTTGGCACAGTATGGCACCCACACACATGTGAATGTCTGTATTAGCCAAGTATATATTTATCTTGACCATAGCATTATGTGAGTTCAATAGGTGCTCGTGTGCATATGCTGGAACATGGGCAATTGAAATTTTGAT encodes:
- the LOC120274982 gene encoding LOW QUALITY PROTEIN: protein PHLOEM PROTEIN 2-LIKE A10-like (The sequence of the model RefSeq protein was modified relative to this genomic sequence to represent the inferred CDS: deleted 3 bases in 2 codons), which codes for MAMRLAEAAMDFSHRRRRWILAAVAGYAVYRAYHLPSVARRRRKFIALVRTLVALVNAVGSSAETLALVSSEINLFLRSDSGDLLPPSLVQLSKIVCSDEVSTSVSRISEAVTVGVVRGFSKSLSGSADGPNFSDRVVDKLFSDSGKGFASVVVGSFARNLVLGFYSSESGNKIAGDSRLEAVPEWVHLICGDKFRNLIADCIQRFVSTAVTVYLDKTMEINTYDELFSGLTNSRHEPKLKDLLVSVCNGAVETLVKTSHQVITTSNSSSSVSKPEGFKAEDDVPYKRNSVFENGEAGGGWVDKVSSTLAVPRNRKFVLDVTGRVTFETVKSFLDFVMRKLYDGAKRGVNVVHEEVLQLMKYICARSMTIVTICITLCMHLLVGAKLLIPA
- the LOC120274911 gene encoding LOW QUALITY PROTEIN: ribosomal RNA small subunit methyltransferase E-like (The sequence of the model RefSeq protein was modified relative to this genomic sequence to represent the inferred CDS: deleted 2 bases in 1 codon), with translation MRVIATLSDPLFRPSSGVHGGHSLRPPPFALYPLKSLHNQSRGGLPRFHSPSLPSSKGSIVQVQGDEFWHMTKVLRLRVGDRVELFDGAGGLVEGCIHNVHRSWLDVISVEDTKIVPLKGVQWHVYAAFGTLKGGRADWLVEKCTELGASSVTPLLTERSPSISENRVDRLERVVLAAVKQCQRLHEMVLNPPMTFKSFLPIVAQSEFSFLAAAEAAPVMKVLSLSNVEAVGLMVVGPEGDFTEEEVNLMKGAGAKPVGLGPCRLRVETATIALLSTLMLWSDAHNKHATEGNLDLGKCTR